One window from the genome of Saccharomyces mikatae IFO 1815 strain IFO1815 genome assembly, chromosome: 4 encodes:
- the TPI1 gene encoding triose-phosphate isomerase TPI1 (similar to Saccharomyces cerevisiae TPI1 (YDR050C); ancestral locus Anc_3.288), with translation MARTFFVGGNFKLNGSKQSIKEIVERLNTASIPENVEVVICPPATYLDYSVSLVKKPQVTVGAQNAYLKASGAFTGENSVDQIKDVGAKWVILGHSERRSYFHEDDKFVADKTKFALGQGVGVILCIGETLEEKKAGKTLDVVERQLNAVLEEVKDWTNVVIAYEPVWAIGTGLAATPEDAQDIHASIRKFLASKLGDKVASELRILYGGSANGSNAVTFKDKSDVDGFLVGGASLKPEFVDIINSRN, from the coding sequence atggcTAGAACTTTCTTTGTCGGTGGTAACTTTAAATTAAACGGTTCCAAACAATCCATTAAGgaaattgttgaaagatTGAACACTGCTTCTATCCCAGAAAACGTCGAAGTTGTTATCTGTCCTCCAGCTACTTACTTGGACTACTCTGTCTCTTTGGTTAAGAAGCCACAAGTCACTGTCGGTGCTCAAAATGCTTACTTGAAGGCTTCTGGTGCTTTCACTGGTGAAAACTCCGTTGACCAAATCAAGGATGTTGGTGCTAAGTGGGTTATTTTGGGTCACTCCGAAAGAAGATCTTACTTCCACGAAGACGACAAGTTCGTTGCTGACAAGACTAAGTTCGCTTTGGGTCAAGGTGTCGGTGTCATCTTGTGTATCGGTGaaactttggaagaaaagaaggccGGTAAGACTTTGGATGTTGTTGAAAGACAATTGAACGCTGTTTTGGAAGAAGTTAAGGACTGGACTAATGTCGTTATCGCTTACGAACCAGTCTGGGCCATTGGTACCGGTTTGGCTGCTACTCCAGAAGATGCTCAAGACATTCACGCTTCCATCAGAAAGTTCTTGGCTTCCAAGTTGGGTGACAAGGTCGCCAGCGAATTGAGAATCCTATACGGTGGTTCTGCTAACGGTAGCAACGCTGTTACTTTCAAGGACAAGTCTGACGTCGATGGTTTCTTGGTCGGTGGTGCTTCTTTGAAGCCAGAATTTGTTGATATCATCAACTCTAGAAACTAA
- the DET1 gene encoding acid phosphatase DET1 (similar to Saccharomyces cerevisiae DET1 (YDR051C); ancestral locus Anc_3.287), translating to MCEENIHVSEDVAGGGGSFTNARPRLIVLIRHGESESNKNKEVNGYIPNHLISLTKTGQIQARQAGIDLLRVLNLDDHNLVEGLAKKYIKDESNRRILPLKGYTRLSREKDTNIVFYTSPYRRARETLKGILDVIDEYNELNSGVRICEDMRYDPCGKQKHAFWPRGLNNTGGVYENNEDNICEGEPGKCYLQYRVKDEPRIREQDFGNFQKINSMQDVMKKRSTYGHFFFRFPHGESAADVYDRVASFQETLFRHFHDRQERRPRDVVVLVTHGIYSRVFLMKWFRWTYEEFESFTNVPNGSVMVMELDESINRYVLRTVLPKWTDCEGDLTT from the coding sequence ATGTGTGAAGAGAACATTCATGTTAGTGAAGACGTTGCTGGCGGTGGAGGCTCTTTTACGAATGCCAGGCCTAGATTGATTGTACTAATAAGGCATGGGGAAAGTGAATCGAATAAGAACAAGGAGGTGAACGGTTATATTCCCAACCACCTGATTTCTTTGACTAAAACAGGTCAAATCCAAGCTAGACAAGCTGGGATTGACTTATTACGTGTTTTAAACCTAGATGATCACAACTTAGTAGAAGGTTTAgctaaaaaatatattaaaGACGAAAGTAATAGGAGAATTTTACCGTTGAAGGGTTATACTAGACTAAGTAGAGAAAAGGATACAAACATAGTCTTTTACACATCACCATACAGGAGAGCGAGGGAAACATTGAAAGGTATTCTGGACGTCATCGATGAATATAACGAATTGAATAGTGGTGTTCGTATTTGTGAGGATATGAGGTATGACCCTTGTGGTAAGCAGAAACATGCCTTTTGGCCCAGAGGACTTAATAATACCGGTGGTGtttatgaaaataatgaagataatATTTGTGAAGGGGAACCTGGAAAATGTTACCTGCAATATCGGGTTAAGGATGAACCAAGAATAAGGGAACAAGATTTTGGTAATTTCCAAAAGATCAATAGCATGCAGGATGTTATGAAGAAGAGATCGACTTATggtcatttctttttcagattcCCTCATGGGGAAAGTGCAGCAGATGTGTATGACAGAGTGGCCAGTTTTCAAGAAACTTTATTTAGGCACTTTCATGATAGGCAGGAGAGAAGGCCCAGGGACGTTGTCGTTCTTGTCACACACGGTATTTATTCCAGAGTTTTCCTGATGAAATGGTTTAGATGGACCTACGAAGAGTTTGAATCGTTCACTAATGTCCCCAACGGAAGTGTAATGGTAATGGAGCTGGACGAATCTATTAATAGATACGTCTTGAGGACAGTGTTGCCCAAATGGACCGATTGCGAGGGGGACTTGACTACATAA
- the VMS1 gene encoding Vms1p (similar to Saccharomyces cerevisiae VMS1 (YDR049W); ancestral locus Anc_3.293) has protein sequence MNSMTNVLKKNDLYIFDLSEQLLNSLNLMSFDPMLREVEVDNHSYNDENKKIRDSQLPRQKVTPSSMRCSVCQVNFDSRDVQKAHYQTDYHLMNIKRNIRGLSILSVVEFDNLVSKERDIKSEHEHSDNEQISSDDEEESEETSDKDSNLQVGDQMENIIENDMQKLGFQEDEPNVVSHINTQSPFIYFKSNLLQENEVLGVYKSVFSKKSLSKPHEALAFWNSEENPLMAISALFMVGGGHFAGAIVSHQRLNVKGNAHKKNETLIEQAVNFLEHKTFHRYTTRRKQGGSQSAMDNAKGKANSAGSALRRYNENALKTDIQGLLKDWEPYLSKCDNIFIRARNVNDRKIFTDNNILIKNDERIKSFPFTTSRPTVLELKKAWCELCYLKILPKPEPLTVKQRVQKSESSNKKDKIEEKQELSPEEAQTEEAISLVKKGRVPLLVSFLKKNKLNGDFQLKPASKYSLTPTMLHYASQQGMKKMVLILLSNIKCDPTIKNRLGRTAWDLTRDHDVKHAFQIARHNLGESFTNWDESHIGEPLSREQVSELNEKEEAMENQRTEKLIKLELEAAKERQRFAKDAIRGPGKKLTNIPSVEQQNLNSLTDEQRRRLMREQRARAAEERMKKATK, from the coding sequence ATGAATAGTATGACCAACGtgctaaagaaaaatgatctttatatatttgattTGTCCGAACAACTTCTGAAttcattgaatttgatgagTTTTGATCCCATGTTACGAGAAGTTGAGGTAGATAACCACTCTTATAATGATgagaacaagaaaattagGGATTCTCAACTACCAAGACAAAAGGTTACACCAAGCTCCATGCGTTGCAGTGTTTGTCAGGTGAACTTTGACTCCAGGGATGTACAAAAGGCCCACTACCAGACTGATTATCATTTGATGAATATCAAGCGTAATATAAGGGGGTTGAGCATTCTGTCTGTCGTAGAATTCGATAATCTAGTTTCTAAGGAGCGTGATATTAAATCTGAACATGAACATTCTGATAACGAACAAATATctagtgatgatgaagaggaaagtGAAGAAACCAGCGATAAAGATTCGAACCTACAAGTTGGTGatcaaatggaaaatataattgaaaatgatatgCAAAAATTAGGTTTTCAGGAAGATGAACCGAATGTTGTCAGCCATATTAATACTCAATCACCTTTTATCTACTTTAAATCGAACCTTCTTCAAGAGAATGAGGTTCTGGGAGTTTATAAGTCTGTGTTTAGTAAAAAATCTCTTTCTAAACCACACGAAGCCTTGGCCTTTTGGAACTCGGAAGAAAACCCTTTGATGGCAATTTCAGCCCTTTTTATGGTAGGAGGTGGCCATTTTGCGGGAGCAATTGTTTCTCATCAAAGGCTCAACGTAAAGGGGAATGCTCACAAAAAGAACGAAACTTTAATTGAGCAAGCAGTAAATTTCTTGGAGCACAAGACGTTTCATAGGTATACTACCAGAAGGAAACAAGGTGGTTCTCAATCAGCAATGGACAATGCAAAGGGGAAAGCCAATTCTGCTGGTTCGGCCCTTCGTAGGTACAACGAAAACGCATTAAAAACGGATATACAAGGCTTATTAAAAGACTGGGAACCTTACTTGTCAAAATGTgacaatatttttattcgAGCTCGTAACGTTAATgatagaaaaatttttactgataataatattttgataaaaaatgatgaaaggATAAAGAGCTTTCCTTTCACTACAAGTAGGCCAACCGTATTGGAGTTGAAAAAGGCATGGTGTGAACTCTGTTATCTGAAAATTCTACCTAAGCCTGAGCCTTTAACAGTAAAGCAAAGAGTACAAAAGTCAGAAAGCTCAAACAAGAAGgataaaattgaagaaaagcaagaacTTTCGCCGGAGGAAGCTCAAACAGAAGAAGCGATCTCTCTAGTGAAGAAGGGGAGAGTCCCTTTACTTGTATCctttttaaaaaagaataagcTCAATGGAGACTTTCAGTTGAAACCCGCCAGTAAATACTCTCTAACTCCAACTATGTTACATTATGCATCACAACaaggaatgaaaaaaatggttttGATTTTACTTTCGAATATCAAGTGTGATCCTACGATCAAGAACAGATTGGGAAGGACTGCATGGGATTTAACTAGGGATCACGATGTAAAACACGCATTTCAAATTGCAAGGCACAATTTAGGTGAATCTTTCACTAATTGGGATGAATCGCATATTGGAGAGCCGTTGAGTAGAGAACAAGTTAGTGAactcaatgaaaaagaggaagcGATGGAGAATCAAAGAACAGAAAAACTAATTAAATTAGAGCTAGAAGCTGCAAAGGAAAGACAGAGATTTGCTAAAGATGCAATAAGAGGTCCCGGAAAAAAGCTAACCAATATACCATCAGTCGAACAACAAAATCTCAATTCATTGACCGATGAACAAAGACGCCGATTGATGAGAGAACAACGGGCTAGAGCTGCAGAGGAGAGAATGAAGAAGGCCACAAAGTAA
- the HEM12 gene encoding uroporphyrinogen decarboxylase HEM12 (similar to Saccharomyces cerevisiae HEM12 (YDR047W); ancestral locus Anc_3.294) — translation MSNFPAPKNDLILRAAKGEKVERPPCWIMRQAGRYLPEYHEVKNNRDFFQTCRDAEIASEITIQPVRRYRGLIDAAIIFSDILVIPQAMGMKVEMLEGKGPHFPEPLRKPEDLQTVLDYKVDVLKELDWAFKAITMTRIKLDGEVPLFGFCGGPWTLLVYMTEGGGSRLFRFAKQWINMYSELSHKLLQKITDVAVEFLSQQVVAGAQILQVFESWGGELSSKDFDEFSLPYLRQIAEKVPKRLQELGIMEKIPMIVFAKGSWYALDKLCSLGFDVVSLDWSWDPREAVEINKNRVTLQGNLDPGVMYGSKEMITKKVKQMIDAFGGGKSRYIVNFGHGTHPFMDPDVIKFFLEECHRIGSL, via the coding sequence ATGAGCAACTTTCCAGCTCCAAAAAACGATCTTATATTGAGAGCAgcaaaaggagaaaaagtGGAGAGACCTCCATGCTGGATAATGCGTCAAGCTGGTCGTTATCTGCCGGAATACCATgaagtgaaaaataacCGTGATTTCTTCCAGACTTGCAGGGATGCGGAAATTGCTTCTGAAATTACTATCCAACCTGTGAGGCGTTACAGGGGCCTTATTGATGCTGCCATTATTTTCAGCGATATCTTGGTTATTCCCCAAGCCATGGGTATGAAAGTTGAAATGCTGGAAGGTAAAGGTCCACATTTCCCAGAGCCTTTGAGAAAACCAGAAGATCTTCAGACCGTGTTGGATTACAAGGTTGATGTTCTGAAAGAATTGGATTGGGCTTTTAAGGCAATCACCATGACAAGGATCAAGCTGGATGGTGAGGTCCCCTTATTTGGCTTCTGTGGGGGGCCTTGGACTCTGCTGGTTTATATGACTGAAGGTGGCGGATCTCGTCTTTTCAGATTTGCCAAACAATGGATTAACATGTATTCAGAACTTTCTCATAAATTATTGCAGAAAATTACCGATGTAGCCGTGGAGTTTCTAAGTCAGCAGGTGGTAGCAGGTGCTCAAATACTGCAGGTTTTCGAAAGCTGGGGGGGCGAACTTTCATCAAAGGACTTTGATGAATTCTCCTTACCATACTTAAGACAGATAGCTGAAAAAGTGCCAAAAAGGTTGCAAGAATTAGGTATCATGGAAAAGATTCCTATGATTGTTTTCGCGAAAGGCTCATGGTATGCTCTAGACAAGTTATGCAGTTTAGGATTTGATGTTGTTTCATTGGATTGGAGCTGGGACCCAAGAGAGGCGGTTGAAATCAACAAGAACCGTGTTACTTTGCAAGGGAACTTGGATCCTGGCGTCATGTATGGTTCCAAAGAGATGATAACGAAGAAAGTCAAGCAGATGATAGACGCTTTTGGCGGTGGGAAGTCCCGCTACATCGTAAATTTCGGTCACGGCACCCACCCTTTCATGGATCCAGATGTCATCAAGTTCTTCTTGGAGGAGTGCCACAGGATTGGTTCCCTGTAG